The DNA window AGGGAAATCGGCGCAACTGCTTTCGCGGGCGCAGCCGGTGCGCCACACCGGCTACGACTTCGAGCTGGCGGTCATGGGGATCGAGGCCGAGGCGGACGAGGTGCTCAGCCTGACCCTGTGCGATCCGGACGGCGCGGACCTGCCCGCGTGGACGCCGGGCGCCCATATCGATGTGTTCCTCCCCTCGGGTCGGCAGCGGCAGTACTCGCTCAACAGTGACCCGGATGACCGCAGCTCCTACCGGATCGCGGTGCGCTACATCGCCGATGGCGACGGCGGCTCCCGGGAGATCCACGAGGGGCTGCGCGTCGGCGACCGGTTGCGGGTACGCGGACCACGCAACGCGTTCCCGCTCATCACCGCGCCGGAGTACTTCTTCGTGGCCGGTGGCATCGGGATCACCGCGATTCTGCCGATGGTCACCGCGGCCGAACGTGCCGGAATACCGTGGCGCTTGATGTATTTCGGGCGCTCGCGGACGCGGATGCCCTTCCTGTACGAGTTGGCTCGCTTCACCGGCGGTGATGTGGTGGTGCGTCCGGACGACGAGTACGGGGTGCCGGATCCGCGCATGATCTTCGAGCAGACGCCTACCGGTGCGGCGGTATATGTCTGCGGGCCACCGCCGTTGGCGGAGGGGGCACGCAAGGTGCTGTCGCTGCACGATCCGACCGCCTCCCTGCATACCGAGCGGTTCTCGGCGGTGCCGGTGCGCGATGGCGCGGCGTTCCGGATTCGGTTGCGCCGCAGTGGGACCGAGGTGGATGTCGCGGCCGATGAGTCCGCGCTGGCCGCGATCAAGCGCGCGGTGCCCGGCGTCCCGTACTCGTGCCAGCAGGGCTTCTGTGGGGCGTGCCGGGCCGGTGTGCTGTCGGGTGAGGTCGACCATCAGGACCGTGCGCTGCTCCCGAGCGAACGCGACGGTGCGATGCTGACCTGTGTATCTCGTGCCCGCGGTGGCGAACTCGAATTGGATCTGTAGGGCTCAGTCCGCGGCCGGGAAGATGCCCGGCAGCGTCATGGCGTACTCGAGATCGGCGCGGCTGCCGAGCGTGGTGAGCAGGACGCGGATCATGGTGAGCCGTGCGGCGGCAACGGTTTCCGCGTCGGGCTCGCTGCCCGGTGCCGCGCCCGCCGAGATCCGGTAGACCACGTACTCGCAAACATGCAGGGCCGCATCGAGATCCAGCGGCGACGGGACCGCGCGGCCGAGTTCGGTGAAGGTTTCGCGGACCAGCGCGCGGATATCGTCCAGCGCCCGTTCGCGATACGCCGATACGGGTGAGGTCGGGTCGTGTAGTTCGGCGAACAGTGGGCGCAGCATCGCGCCGTGTCCGTGGGCCCAGTCGAGGTAGGCGTCGATGAGCCGGATGCCGAGTTCGACGGGCTCGTCGGGGTCGGTGAGTGCCGTGCGGATGCCATCGACCAGGCCGTCGTTCGACGCGTCCAGCACCAGGTGCAGCGGTTCGATGGCATTGCCGAAGTAGCGGTAGAAGGTGGGTCTGGCCAGCCCGGCCTGTTCGATGATCTGCGCGACGCTGAGGCCGCGCGACCCGGTGCGGGTGAATACCGCGGCGGTGGCGAGCACGATGCGGGCGCGGACCTCCTCGGCCTGCTCCTGGGTCTGCGGTGGGCGGCCGCGCCGGGCCGGGCCGTTCGCCGGGGACGTTTCAGTGGACATGGTGATGCCTCACAAATCGAAGCCCGTCAGGTCTGTATCCCACACCGGACAGCTTGACATGAGGTGTCGCACGGGTATTAATCTAACACTAGTGTTCAGGAAATAATCCGCGACCCATGAGAGGGCCGACAATGACGACCGCCCGCCAGCTGGCCGAACCGACCGCCCTGCCCGCGTCCCTGGTCCAGCCCCTGCTCGACCGCGCGATCGCGGGCGGCGCGCCCTCGGTCGAGGTGTTCGCGCCGGCGACCGGACACAAGATCGCCGATCTGCCACAGTCCTCGACGGCCGATATCGAGACCGCCTTCGCCGCCGCGCGCACCGCGCAGCGGGAGTGGGCCGGGCGCTCGGTCCGCGAGCGGGTCGCGGTACTGCGCAAATTCCACGACATCGTGCTCGCTGAGCAGGACGTGATTCTCGATATCGTGCAGATCGAGACCGGTAAGTCGCGCGCACATGCCTTCGACGAGGTCGGGGATGTGGCGGTCAACGCCAGGTACTACGCGTCGGTGGCGGAGAAACTGTTGGCCACGCGCAAGCCGCGGGGTGTGTTGCCGGTATTGACGCAGGTTGAGGTGCGGCATCGGCCGAAGGGCGTGGTCGCGGTGATCTCGCCGTGGAACTACCCGCTCGCGCTGGCCGCCTCCGATGCGCTGCCCGCACTGGTGGCGGGCAATGCGGTGGTCGCGCGGCCGGATAACCAGACCGCGCTCACCGCGCTGTGGGCGATCGACGCCGCCGAGCGCGCCGGGCTGCCGCGCGGACTGTGGCAGGCGGTGCTCGGCCGTGGCTCGGTGATCGGCGGTGCGGTGATCGCGCGCGCCGACTACGTCGATTACACGGGGTCGAGTGCGACCGGGCGGACCATCGCGCAGCAGGCCGGGGAACGGCTCATCGGCTACTCGCTCGAGCTCGGCGGCAAGAATCCGCTGCTGGTGCTCGCCGACGCCGATGTGTCCCGGGCGGCCAGGATCGCGATCCGGGCCTGCTTCGCTTCGGCGGGGCAGCTGTGCGAGTCGATGGAGCGAATCTATGTGCACGACAAGGTCTATGACCAGTTCGTCGGCGAATTCGTCGAGCAGGTGCGGGCGATCGAGTTGGGTGGTGGGCTCGATTTCACCAGTGATATGGGCTCGTTGACGTTCCAGCGTCAATTGGACACCGTCAGTGCGCATGTCGATGACGCGGTCGCCAAGGGCGCGCAGGTCTTGGCGGGCGGTAAGGCCCGGCCCGATCTCGGGCCGTTCTTCTACGAGCCGACCGTACTGGCCGGTGTGCGGCCCGGTATGACGGTGTACCGCGAGGAGACGTTCGGGCCGGTGGTCTCGATTTACCAGGTAGGCAGTGACGACGAAGCGATCGAGCAGGCGAATGACACCGCTTATGGTCTCAATGCGAGCGTCTGGACCAAGGATGTCGATCGAGGTCGTCAGGTGGCCGCGCGTATCAATGCGGGTTCGGTGAATGTGAACGAGGGCTTCATCGCGGCCTGGGGGAGTGCGGATGCGCCTTCCGGTGGACTTGGAATTTCCGGTACCGGGCGCAGGCACGGACCCGAAGGATTGTTGAAGTACATCGATACCCAGACGATCGCCGTGCAGCGCATGCTGCCGATCGCGCCGCTGCCCGGGATGTCCGAGGAGCTATGGGCGAAGACGATGACGTTCTACTTCGGGGTCATGAAGACGTTGTGCCAGAAGTGATTTCATGCGGGCCGAGACGAACACGGAATAGGGACGGATGAAATTGGATACGGTAGCGCAGAAGAACGTCCTGGTCACGGGTGCCGCGCAGGGCCTGGGCAAGCTGTTCGCCGAGCGGGCGGTGCGCGAGGGTGCGGCCGCGGTGGTGTTGTGGGATATCAACGAATCCGGGCTCAAAGAGACGGCGGTCGAGTTGTCCGGGCGAGGCAGCGCTGTTCACCACTACGTGGTCGACGTGGCCTCGCGGGACTCCATTTCCGAGGCCGCTGCGGCGGTGCGCGCCGAGGTCGGCGATATCGATATCCTGGTCAACAATGCGGGCATCGTGCGCGGCAACAGTTACTTCTGGGAGACGACCGATCGCGCCGATATCGATAAGACGATGGCGATCAATTCTCTTGCACCGATGTATATTACGCTGGAATTCCTGCCCGCGATGGTGAACGGTACGGGCCAGGCGCGCGTTATGACCATCGCCTCCTCGGCGGGCTTGGTTTCCAATCCGCGCATGAGCGTTTACGCGGCCTCGAAGTGGGCGGCGCTGGGTTGGTCGGATTCGGTGCGCATCGAGTTGGAGCAGGCGGGCCACGAGCACGTGAAGATCACCACGGTCTGTCCGACCTACATCAACACCGGAATGTTCGACGGCGCAAAGGGTTTCCTGTTCACGCCGATTCTGGAGCAGGACGCGGTCGTCGATTCCTCGTGGCGGGAAATGAAATCCGGTAATCCGCTGGTGATCCTGCCGTGGACGTCGCGGCTGAACAAGGCGATCTCGGGGCTGCTGCCGATCAAGCTGCGCGATCTGTTCCTGAATTCGGTTGGTGTGTACCACTCGATGGACGAGTTCACCGGGCGCAAGAAATAGTCGCGATCGCACGGTGGTCACGCGTGTCACATGGCGGGCTTGGTGCCGATGACGACGGTCGCGTAGAGTTCGTCCGATTCGGCGATGCGGCCCGCGAAGCCGTATTCGGTCAAGACGGTGATCGCCTGCGGGGTCTGGGCCGCACTGGATTCGACCAGCAGATGACCGCCCGGCGCGAGCCAGGTCCGGGCGGCGTCGACGACGCGGCGGAAGATATCCAGGCCGTCGGGTCCGCCGTCGAGTGCGGTGCGCGGCTCGTGATCGCGTGCCTCCGGCGGCATGTGGGCGATCATCTCGGACGGGACGTACGGGGTGTTCGCCAGCAGAATGTCGATGCGGCCGCGCAGTTCGTCGGGTAGCGGGTCGAACAAGTCGCCCTCGTAGACGGCCGCGCCGATCGGGGTGAGATTGCGGCGCGCGCACTCGACCGCGGCCGGTTCGATATCGGCGGCAGCGAGGGTGATCCGGTGGCCCTCGGATGCGAGGATCGTCGCCAGAGCGAGGCCCAATGCGCCTGAGCCGCAGCACATATCGACGACGACGGGGTGCTTACTGGGCAGGGCGCGGGCCAAGTCGGCGGCTTCGTCGACGAGGAAGGCGGTGCGCTGGCGCGGGACGAAGACGCCCGCCGTGACGGCGATCCGGAGGCCGTGGAATTCAGCCCAGCCGAGCAGGTGTTCGAGCGGTGTGCCCGATACCCGTTGGGCGACGAGTTCGGCCAGGTCGGCACCGGTCTCCGCGGCGGCGGCGGTGAGCAGTCGCGCCTCGTCCTCGGCGAAGACACAGCCCGCCGCGCGTAGTCGCGCGACCACGTCGGTATTTCCCGTTGCCGTCACCGGGCCCATCCTGCCGGGTGCGTGCGGGAATGAGCCAACCGTTTTCGGATGGGGGCTCATATCCGCACCCGCTCGCCGGTCGTACCAGGCGAGCGGGTGCGGATCGGAACTCAGCGGGAGGTGGCGAGCTGGAAGGTGCGCGTCGCGTCGAGGTAGATGCCGCGCTGCGACTGCTTGGCGGGCGGCGGCAACTGCGAAACCAGCTGCTCCAGCGAGGTGGTCGCGCCGACCACCTGAGTGCCCGCGACGATGAAATCGGCGACCGCGCGGCGGATGTGGTTGGGTGAGGTCACCACGACCGCGCTGCTCGCGCCCACATCACGCAGCATCTTGGTGCTGAACAGCGCGTTCTGCACCGTTGATCCGGCCCGGCTCTCGACATTGATCCGGGAGGCGGGCAGCCCCTTGCCGACCAGCCAGGCGCGCATGGCCTCGGCTTCGGTGATCCCGTTCTGTGGGTTGCCGCCGGTGACGATGATCGGCGAGAGCGGAGAGGCGACCGCCTGCAGCCAGGCCGCGGTCAGCCGGTTGACCAGCTCGGGGCGCAGCGAACCATCCGGAAGCAGACCGTATCCCAGCACCACGATCCCGGTTTGCGGGCCGACGATCGCGGGCAGGGGGTTCGGCAGGGTGCCGACGGCGGCGCCGATCGCGCCGAGCACATTGTTGGTGCCTTGTGCCAGCTCCGGATCGACGGCGGTCAGGCGGGCCAGCGAATCGGCGAATGCGGGCAGGTCACCGGCGTAATGCGACCAGATCGCCTGCAGTGAGAGGGCCTCGGCGTCGGCCGGATCGGCGGCGATCAGTTGTCGGAGTTCGGCGCGTCCGGCGGCGTCGTCGCCGTCGGTGAAGGCGCGCTGGGCGGAGTTGTAGAGGGCGTTCGTGTCCGGGCCCGCCATCGCGGGCGCGTCGGATAGTCCGGTGATCGCTGCGGCCGTGACCCAGGTCGCCAGCAGGAGTTTCCAATGCCTCGGGATCTTCACTACAGTCGACACCTTTCCACGCATGAAAACGGGTTCTCGGTATGTCAGCTAGCAGTTAGCCATGGGCAAGCAACCATCACAATACGACTGGTAGAGGTCATAACTTGGTAATTGCCAGATGGCACTTCCGCTATCGGGGCAAACCGGGCGGCGCGGGAGGTGACCGCTCGAACCGGCCGCACGGCCCTGCCGATAAGGTGTGACAACGTGGATACCGTTTCGCTGTCCGGCAAGGAACTCGCCGCCGCCATCAACGCCGACACCAAGGAGCGCGCCGCCGCGCTCACCGCGAGCGGAACCGCGCCGCGCCTGGCCCTGATCGTGGCCAATGACGATCCGGCCAGCGCCTGGTACGTGAACTCGTTGCGCAAGGCCGCCGAACGCCTCGGAATCGCCTGCGACACCATCGATCTCGGTGCGGACGCGAGCATCCAGCGGATTCGCGACGAACTCACCGCCCGCAGCGCGGACGCCGGCGTCGACGCGATCATGCTGCAGACCCCCCTGCCCACTGGTATCGCCCTCGACGATGTCAGCTCGGCCATCGCCGCCACCAAGGACGTCGACGGCGTCAGCCCACTGTCGCTCGGACTGCTCGCCTCCGGCTTGGAAGGCTTCGTTCCCGCCACCTCCGAAGCGGTCGTCGAACTACTGAAGCATCACGAAATCCCGCTTGCCGGTCGGCATGTCGCCGTCGTCGGCCGCTCCAACATCGTCGGCAAGCCGCTGGCCCAACTCCTGCTCGCCGAAAACGCCACCGTCACCATCTGCCATTCCCGCACCACCGACCTGCCCGCTGTCACCTCCGCCGCCGATATCGTCGTCGCCGCCGCGGGCCGCATCGGCCTCGTCACCGGCAAACACATCCGCGAAGCCGCGACCGTCATCGACGTCGGCACCAACGAGGCCCCCGATGGCAAAATCGTCGGCGATGTGGACCCGAACTCCGTGCGCGGCAAGGCCTCCGCCCTGAGCCCCGTCCCTGGCGGCATCGGCCCCGTAACCACGGCCCTCCTCATGCGCCACGTAGTCATCGCCGCCGAAAACGCCCACACCGCCTGATCATCCCCGCCCCGCCGGGTGTCGCCGACTGCGGATGGGTGGGACAAGTATCAGGAATGGCTCCGCATCGCCACCGCCGACCTGCTCGGCGCGGGCCTGGTCATAGCCCGCATCGTCGGGACCGAATACCGGCCCACCCATCGTGGACCGCAGTGCTCCGATATCGGAGCTCACTGTTCGGGTCATCGCATATCTCCAGCTACCAGGCCCCAGACCACTGATGTGAAGAGTTGGTCACGCGATCCGCGTCGCCGACTCCGATGCGGCACCGGCACGCACTGGCGGTGCTGTCCAAGAGCGCGCCAGCCTGCCGTGTGTGGCGCGCATCACAGTCTATATCGTGAGGCCCGCATTGCTGAGAGATAGCGGGCGGTCATGTGCTCATCGCGGCTGCATCGAGGGTTGCGAGCAGGGCGCGCAGAGTTTCGCGCTGTTCGGGGGCGAGGGTGGCGAAGACTTCCTCGGCGGCCTGACGGCGGGCTGCCGCCATCTGCGATAACGCGGCTCGGCCGGCCTCGGTGAGTGTCACCAGGGTGGAGCGCCGGTTGGTCGGATCCGGCGTGCGGGCGGCGAGGCCCGCGGATTCGAGGGCGTCGACGACGGTGGTGGCGGAGCGGGGGACGATGCCGAGGTGATCGGCGAGCGCGGCCATCCGCAGCGGCTCGTCGTGGTGCCCCAGAATGCGAAGCGCGCGGGCCTGACCTGGGGTGATGCCGAGGGGCGCGAGGCGGGCGACCTGGTTGCGGCGGATGCGTTTCGCGGTGCGCAGGAACAGCTCGGGGAGGTCGGGATCGGGAGCAGTGTCCATAATGTTGAGCATAACTCATTGTTTTGGGAACAATTATGAGTCATGCTCAGTTTCACGACGTAGTCTCGGAAAGGAGGCGCCTATGCAGCCCCCACATCAACTTCGCCGGATCGTCCGGCTGTTTCATCCGTATCGCGCGCGCCTGGCTCTGGTCGCCGCGCTTGTCGGTTTGTCTTCACTGGTCGCGCTGGCATCGCCGTTCATGTTGCGCGGCATCCTCGACGACGCACTCCCGCACGGCCGCACCGGCTTGCTGACCGCGCTGGCCGCGGGCATGGTGACGGTCGCCGTGCTGACCAGTGTGTTCGGTGTACTGCAAACCTATATCTCGACAGCGGTCGGGCAAGACGTCATGCACGATCTGCGTTCCGCGGTGTATGCGCAATTGCAGCGAATGCCGTTGTCGTTCTTCACTACTACCCGCACCGGCGAGGTGCAGTCGCGCATCGCCAACGATATCGGCGGTATGCAGTCGACGGTCACTTCGACCGCGACCTCGCTGGTTTCGAACTTCACCACGGTGATCGCCTCGGTGATCGCGATGCTCGCGTTGGACTGGCGGCTCACCGCGATTTCGCTGATCATGCTGCCGTTCTTCGTCTGGATCAGTCGACGCGTCGGCGACGAGCGCAGGAAGATCACCGCGCAGCGGCAGCAGAAGCTGGCGGGCATGTCGGCGATCGTGGAGGAGTCGCTCTCGGTGAGCGGCATTCTGCTCGGGCGCACGATGGGACGCGCACCCGCACTGGTCGACGATTTCGCGCAGGAATCGCGCGGGCTGGTCGACCTGGAGATCCGGTCGGGGATGGCCGGTCGGTGGCGGCAGTCGACGATTCAGATCGTCATGGCTGCCATGCCTGCGGTCGTGTACTGGGCGGCGGGATTGACGGTGGCAGCCGGACATCCGCTGGTATCGATCGGCACACTGGTGGCGTTCACGACGCTGCAGACGAGCCTGCTGCGACCGATGGTGCAACTGCTGAACACCGGTGTGGAGGTACAGAGTTCGATGTCGCTGTTCGGACGGATCTTCGAGTACCTGGATCTGAAGCCGGATATCGAGGAGCCGATCGCGCCGGTGCCCGTTCCGGATTCGGCGGTGCAGGGTGGGGTTCGCCTCGACCACGTCGGCTTCACCTATGGGGGCGGAACCCGAGATGTATTGCAAGACATCGACATCACCGTGCCCGCCGGGACCAGTCTGGCCATCGTCGGCGAGACCGGCTCGGGCAAGACCACGCTCGGGTATCTGGTGGCGCGGCTCTACGACGTGACATCGGGACGGGTCGAGATCGATGGAATCGATGTGCGCGACTTGTCCTTTGCCGATCTCGCCGCTGCTGTCGGCGTGGTGTCGCAGGAGACGTACCTGTTCCACGCTTCGGTCGCGGACAATCTGCGTTTCGCCAAACCCGACGCCACAGATGAGGAGTTGTATGCGGCGGCGCGGGCCGCGCAGATCCACGACCATATCGCGAGTCTGCCGGACGGCTACGACACGCTGGTCGGCGAGCGCGGTTATCGGTTCTCCGGCGGTGAGAAGCAGCGGTTGGCGGTGGCTCGGGTGATCCTGCGCAATCCGCCGATCCTGGTGCTCGACGAGGCCACCAGCGCGCTGGACAACCGGACCGAACAAGAGGTCCAAGCGGCCATCGACGCACTGTCCGAGGGGCGCACCACTATCACCATCGCGCACCGCCTCTCCACCATCCGCGGCGCCGATCAGATCGTCGTCCTCGATCACGGCCGCATCATCGAACGCGGAACCCACCGAGAGCTCATGAACCTCGACGGCCGCTACGCCGCCCTCGCCTCCGGCGGCGATCTCCTCCGCGTCGCCTGACCAGCCGCGGGTTAGACGGGTTGGGGCTCGGTGGCGGCTCGGGTATCGAATTCTGCTCGGGCGGACATGATTTCGGTGTGGTGGCGCACCGACCACAGGCCCATCGCGTGGCTCAGTTCGCCGAGGCTGGCGCCCAGTTCGGTGAGCGAGTATTCGACTCGGGGCGGCACGGTGGGGTAGACGGCGCGGCGGACCAGGCCGTCGCGCTCGAGATTGCGCAGGGTGCGGGTGAGCATCTTCTGTGTGATGCCGTCCAGTCTGCGGCGTAGGTCGTTGAAGCGGACCGGATCGCCCGCCGCCCGCAGTACGCCGAGCACTAATAGCACCCATTTGTCGGCGAGGACGTTGAGCACATCGCGGGCCGGGCAGTTCGTCAGATAGCTCTTGACCAGGTTGTCGGACTCGGACCAGTCGACGATGGTATCCATCGGGTACCTCGGGATCATTGAAGTGCCTTCTTTCCTTTGGATACTAGGTGACCGCAGAATCATTGGCATGCTGGCAATCACGCAACAAACATTCGGTGGTCCCGAGGTCCTGGAAATCGTCGAGGTCGATCGGCCCAGCGCCGGGCCGGGCGAGGTGGTGGTGCGGGTCGCCGCCACCGGTATGAACGCGGCGGACTGGAAGCTACGATCCGGGCTGGTGCGCAAACTGGGGGATCCGCCGTTCACCCTCGGATTCGACGTGTCCGGGATCGTCGACGAGGTCGGCGCGGGTGTCGAGCGATTCCAGCTCGGGGACGAGGTCTACGGCATGGTGCTGAGCCGTTCCGGTGGGTACGCGGAATACGTGGTGGCACAGGCCGACATCCTCGCGCCCAAACCCGCGATCATCGATCACATCCACGCCGCCGCGCTCCCGACCGCGGTGTTGACGGCTTGGCAGGGACTTGCCGGAGTCGTTGCCGGACAACGCGTACTGGTGCACGCGGCCGCGGGTGGTGTCGGGCATTTCGCGGTGCAGCTCGCGAAGGATCGCGGCGCGTACGTGATCGGCACGGCTCGTGCCGCCAAACACGAATTCCTGCGCGAGCTGGGCGCGGATGAGGTGATCGATTACACGACAACCGATTTCGCCGACGCGGTGCGCGATATCGACCTCGTCTTCGATCTCGTCGGCGGAGCGTACGGCTCGCGGTCGCTGCCGGTACTCCGCGCGGGCGGTCGCCTCATCGATGCGCAGGGCAACGATGCCGAGGACGATCCACGATACGAGCGGCTGTATGTTTCACCATCCGGCAACGACCTGCGGGATATCGCCGACTTGCTCGAACACGGGCGGTTGCGCGTCGAGATCGATCAGGTGCTGCCGATGGCCGAGGTGGTCAAGGCGCATCAGCTGAGCGAATCCGGGCGCGTGCGCGGGAAAATCGTACTGGTGCCCTGGAATTCGCCCGCCTGACTACTGCGCCGCGCCGATCCCGGTGATGAGCGTTTTGATGCCCATACGCGCGGTCGTGACGACCTGGGGCTTGTAGGTGATCAACTGCGCATCGGGTCGGTGCTCGGTCACCTGCACCAGGTACTGGCCGACGAACGCGCCGGGCGAGATGCTGATGCAATGCATGGTGCCGACGGGTATTCCATCGATGCCCTGCTGAATCGTCGCGGCGGGGGAGACGGATGCGTTGGGTGACACGAACTCTCGGGCCGCCTCGCCGGACCGGGTGACGTAGTACGCGTACTGGAAGGCGAAGATGATGGCCGGTCCGGAATCCATACCGCCGGCCCCATTGCCCTGAATGCTGTCGCCGACCCGCTCGGCCGGGCATTCCGCCGTGGGCGTCGGTCCGGACACCGCGACCTGACTCGGACTCGACGATGCCACCGTCGCCGGTCCCGGATCCGGGCGTAACTGCACGAACCCCACCACAACCAGCCCAGCCGCTGCGACCGACCCGACCAGCACGGGCACCCACCGCCGCTTCGACTGATTCCGCCCGGACCGGTCGATCATGGCCGCGAGCGCCTCCTCGTGCCGGAAGTAGTCCAATGCGAGCGGAATCGGCTGCTCGTCGACCCATTCGGACCAGTCGCTCTGGTAGTCCGGGGCGTGCTGGATGGTGTCCCCGTCGATGGAGCCGGGGTGAATGGTGTTCTGCCGCATCACACCGTCGGGCACGTGCTGACCATGATCCTGCGCGTCAGGGTTCTGGTCACGCTGAATGGCCGCTGTGTTGAAGCCGGCATGAATCGGGTTCTGCCGCACCGGATCTCGCTGGGGCGGGGCCTGTCGTCCCCGGTTCTGGGCAACGGACGCGGGCTGGTTCGGGTCGTGCGAGCCAGGCGTGTGGTGAATGGGGTCCGGCAAGGTGAGCGCCCGCTCCCGCTGCGGCGGCGCAGGGTTGTGTCGGTTCGTAGGCTGCGATGCCGGCGCGCGATGCGTGTCCTGCGGGGAAGGCGTCTGCCAGAGATCCTGCTGGGCAGCGGCCGGGTGCATCGAGACAGGCGGGGGCGGAGTCCGTCGCGTCGGGGCTGCCTGGTTCGGTGCCGCTTGCCTTGCGCCCTGTTGATCGGGCCCCCGGCGGCCGGGACCTTGCTGGACCGGTACACGCCGGAGTGGACCGGTGTC is part of the Nocardia sp. NBC_00565 genome and encodes:
- a CDS encoding winged helix-turn-helix transcriptional regulator, which codes for MDTIVDWSESDNLVKSYLTNCPARDVLNVLADKWVLLVLGVLRAAGDPVRFNDLRRRLDGITQKMLTRTLRNLERDGLVRRAVYPTVPPRVEYSLTELGASLGELSHAMGLWSVRHHTEIMSARAEFDTRAATEPQPV
- a CDS encoding NADP-dependent oxidoreductase, coding for MLAITQQTFGGPEVLEIVEVDRPSAGPGEVVVRVAATGMNAADWKLRSGLVRKLGDPPFTLGFDVSGIVDEVGAGVERFQLGDEVYGMVLSRSGGYAEYVVAQADILAPKPAIIDHIHAAALPTAVLTAWQGLAGVVAGQRVLVHAAAGGVGHFAVQLAKDRGAYVIGTARAAKHEFLRELGADEVIDYTTTDFADAVRDIDLVFDLVGGAYGSRSLPVLRAGGRLIDAQGNDAEDDPRYERLYVSPSGNDLRDIADLLEHGRLRVEIDQVLPMAEVVKAHQLSESGRVRGKIVLVPWNSPA